The following proteins are co-located in the Pyrobaculum calidifontis JCM 11548 genome:
- a CDS encoding SPFH domain-containing protein → MFLQLGTLIAAAVIAIIIVAILASSIRIVPEYMRLVVFRLGRLIGLRGPGLVFLIPVIDQAVPIDLREQVIDVTKQTCITKDNAPVDIDLLIYLKVVDPEKVVTQVQNFRQAAVGIATTTLRAVVGDIELDEVLAKREYINSVLRAKLDEVTARWGVKVTAVEIREIIPPADVQSAMVKQIAAERERRAMIAQADGERQAAILKAEGQKQAAILQAEGERQAAILRAEGQAKALELVNEAAMKLSQNAILLQYLDALRNIASSPSTKIVVPMELLTALQKVLGKE, encoded by the coding sequence ATGTTTCTACAGCTCGGAACCTTAATCGCCGCGGCGGTCATCGCCATCATTATAGTGGCCATCCTCGCCTCCTCCATCCGCATAGTGCCCGAGTACATGAGGCTCGTCGTATTCCGCCTGGGCAGGCTAATAGGCCTCAGAGGGCCCGGCCTCGTCTTCCTAATCCCCGTGATAGACCAGGCTGTGCCCATCGACTTGAGGGAGCAGGTCATCGACGTGACTAAGCAGACGTGTATAACCAAGGACAACGCCCCCGTGGACATAGACCTCCTCATATACCTAAAGGTGGTAGACCCCGAGAAGGTGGTCACCCAGGTGCAGAACTTTAGGCAAGCCGCAGTGGGCATCGCCACCACGACGCTGAGGGCCGTGGTGGGGGACATAGAGCTAGACGAGGTGTTGGCAAAGAGGGAGTACATAAACTCGGTCCTCAGGGCCAAGCTAGACGAGGTGACGGCGCGGTGGGGGGTGAAGGTGACGGCGGTGGAGATAAGAGAGATAATCCCGCCGGCGGACGTCCAGTCGGCCATGGTCAAGCAGATAGCCGCCGAGAGGGAGAGGAGGGCCATGATAGCCCAAGCCGACGGAGAGAGACAGGCCGCCATACTCAAGGCGGAGGGGCAGAAGCAGGCGGCGATTCTACAGGCAGAGGGGGAGAGACAGGCCGCGATACTGCGGGCAGAGGGCCAGGCAAAGGCCCTGGAGCTGGTGAACGAGGCAGCGATGAAGCTGAGCCAAAACGCCATACTCCTCCAATACCTAGACGCCCTGCGCAACATAGCCAGCTCCCCCTCCACAAAGATAGTGGTGCCCATGGAGCTACTAACGGCGCTACAGAAGGTCTTAGGCAAGGAGTGA
- a CDS encoding ferrous iron transporter B → MVKRVALVGPPNVGKSTLFYALTGRYVKTANYPGKTLDLNVGYVRRYGIEVVDLPGVFDPWNPKDEDEKLAIEEALSDKYDAVVVVGAPHAMREALALAEFLSRRKPVVFVFNMADLGTPGAEPEELSAKWGIPVFYTSAARRRGVEELARFLASWTPAGPTPVKLEEVSVKPTARLAGAIFSRPWAAFTLLIVLSAVTVLGLLAAVEGILPWGAEVPGLLPLVEPYLDLVPDYIRALGLPAWLTSLLVNGAWTGVSAFVTFIPYVVAAVALVTFYEESGVIGALARTLEMRFASLGIPGRGLLCLAVGSTCNVPAISTVKVMWGRGNRVLTALLVPYVPCAARLSLFVAVAAAVLANRPYLIPLAVFLPYAASGVAILLASLIYRRALRVEPRVEGLPPTPLMWPSGRIYALKVWAYLKDFLTKAGPLIVLLPLALWPLTAFGPGGFAVDMSHSWLAVFGQALAAAFEPMGIPWQITTSLVAGYIFKELVWAFMGALGAVDLLPALSLPSALALLVFLAFYSACIATTAMLIRQVGLRLTALSLVVQLLLGLAFAYATYFTALALLETFL, encoded by the coding sequence GTGGTTAAGCGCGTTGCCTTGGTGGGGCCCCCGAACGTTGGGAAGTCGACGCTGTTCTATGCGTTGACTGGGCGCTATGTGAAAACGGCGAATTACCCGGGGAAGACTCTGGATTTGAACGTGGGGTATGTAAGAAGGTACGGCATTGAGGTGGTGGATCTGCCCGGCGTCTTTGACCCGTGGAACCCCAAGGACGAGGATGAGAAGTTGGCCATTGAGGAGGCTCTCTCGGACAAATACGACGCGGTTGTTGTAGTTGGGGCGCCGCATGCAATGAGGGAGGCGCTGGCTCTGGCCGAGTTTTTGAGCCGCCGCAAGCCCGTGGTGTTTGTCTTCAACATGGCAGACCTCGGGACGCCTGGAGCGGAGCCGGAGGAGCTCTCGGCCAAGTGGGGGATCCCGGTTTTCTACACCTCGGCGGCGCGGAGGAGGGGGGTGGAGGAGTTGGCTAGGTTTTTGGCCTCTTGGACGCCGGCGGGGCCTACGCCGGTTAAGCTGGAGGAGGTGTCGGTTAAGCCCACCGCGAGGCTGGCGGGGGCTATTTTCTCAAGGCCGTGGGCGGCTTTCACACTGTTAATTGTGCTCTCCGCCGTAACGGTGCTGGGGCTTTTAGCTGCGGTGGAGGGGATACTGCCGTGGGGCGCCGAGGTGCCCGGCCTACTGCCCCTCGTAGAGCCGTACCTAGACCTCGTGCCCGACTATATCCGCGCGCTGGGCCTCCCCGCCTGGCTGACCTCTCTGCTTGTCAACGGGGCGTGGACCGGCGTCTCTGCCTTTGTCACATTCATCCCCTACGTAGTGGCCGCTGTAGCCCTCGTGACTTTTTATGAGGAGAGCGGCGTCATAGGCGCCTTGGCTAGAACGTTGGAGATGCGTTTCGCATCTCTGGGCATCCCCGGCAGGGGACTTCTCTGCCTGGCAGTTGGCTCTACGTGTAATGTTCCAGCAATCTCCACGGTCAAGGTGATGTGGGGGCGGGGCAACCGGGTTCTGACCGCCCTCCTTGTCCCATATGTCCCCTGCGCCGCGCGTCTTTCCCTCTTCGTCGCAGTGGCGGCAGCCGTGTTGGCAAATAGGCCCTACCTAATACCCCTCGCCGTTTTTCTCCCCTACGCGGCGTCCGGCGTTGCGATCTTGCTTGCCTCTCTCATCTACCGCAGAGCCCTCCGCGTGGAGCCAAGGGTGGAGGGCCTCCCGCCGACTCCCCTCATGTGGCCAAGCGGCAGAATCTACGCGCTAAAGGTGTGGGCCTATCTCAAGGACTTTTTAACAAAGGCGGGGCCTCTGATAGTCTTACTCCCCCTAGCCCTCTGGCCCCTCACCGCGTTTGGCCCAGGGGGCTTTGCAGTGGACATGTCCCACTCTTGGCTTGCCGTCTTTGGGCAAGCCCTGGCCGCGGCGTTTGAGCCCATGGGCATACCTTGGCAGATAACCACATCGCTGGTTGCCGGGTACATATTCAAGGAGTTGGTGTGGGCCTTCATGGGGGCTCTGGGCGCCGTGGATCTACTGCCCGCTCTCTCGTTGCCCTCAGCCCTCGCTCTGCTGGTATTCTTGGCTTTCTACTCCGCCTGCATAGCCACCACCGCCATGTTGATTAGACAAGTGGGCTTGCGTCTCACCGCCCTCTCCCTCGTGGTGCAGCTCCTCCTCGGCCTCGCCTTCGCCTACGCCACCTACTTCACGGCCCTAGCCCTCCTAGAAACGTTTTTATAG
- a CDS encoding NfeD family protein — MRLFLVALALAAALKAAGVVVVYLDGTVDGTAASLVSAALAEAEGRGVPLLIVLDTYGGFLQPTDQIVDAILRARVEVYAYVPRGGKAMSAGAFIAIAADRLYMDPTGEIGAAEPRPPDPKAVNYAEGRMRALAQRKWNDSRVDVAASFVRENRVLTGREAVALGLAEPPPPGGWEIVAEYKRDPLMRLLNALSDPTLVALLLLLGAVLIGYELLAAGFQGVGVVGAVLLVLALYLVGQLGIDWLVAALAIGGAALIAAEVVVGHGAFAASGLAMFALAVYLAAASQPYYQAGELAYLLAGLGALGAVAVAYLGYKVRKALRRRPSYYVEELRGARGVAKTAIGPGRPGVVYAKGEEWTAVSDEEVPPGAEVVIVDVEGLTVKVKKAG, encoded by the coding sequence ATGCGGCTTTTCCTCGTCGCCTTGGCGCTGGCGGCCGCCCTCAAGGCGGCGGGCGTGGTGGTCGTCTACCTCGACGGGACTGTGGACGGGACGGCGGCTTCCCTCGTCTCGGCGGCGTTGGCTGAGGCAGAGGGGAGGGGGGTGCCCCTCCTCATCGTGTTAGACACATACGGCGGATTTCTCCAGCCCACCGACCAGATAGTTGACGCCATCCTGAGGGCCCGGGTGGAGGTGTACGCCTACGTGCCCCGGGGCGGCAAGGCCATGTCCGCGGGGGCCTTTATAGCCATAGCCGCGGATAGGCTCTACATGGACCCCACCGGCGAGATAGGCGCGGCCGAGCCCAGGCCCCCCGACCCCAAGGCGGTGAACTACGCCGAGGGCCGCATGAGGGCCCTGGCCCAGAGGAAGTGGAACGACAGCCGGGTAGACGTGGCCGCGTCCTTCGTCCGCGAGAACAGAGTGCTGACTGGGAGAGAGGCCGTGGCCCTGGGCCTCGCGGAGCCGCCCCCGCCCGGGGGATGGGAAATCGTGGCAGAGTACAAGAGGGACCCGCTCATGAGGCTGTTAAACGCCTTGTCTGACCCGACCCTAGTCGCGCTTCTCCTCCTCCTGGGGGCCGTCCTCATTGGGTACGAGCTACTCGCGGCGGGCTTCCAGGGCGTGGGGGTGGTTGGCGCCGTGTTGCTAGTCCTCGCCCTCTACCTAGTGGGGCAACTGGGCATCGACTGGCTCGTTGCGGCGTTGGCCATCGGCGGCGCGGCGCTCATAGCCGCAGAGGTCGTGGTTGGACACGGGGCATTTGCCGCATCTGGCCTAGCCATGTTTGCGCTAGCCGTCTACCTCGCGGCGGCGAGCCAGCCCTACTACCAGGCGGGGGAGCTGGCGTACCTCCTCGCCGGGCTGGGGGCCCTAGGGGCAGTGGCGGTGGCCTACCTGGGCTACAAGGTGAGGAAGGCCCTGAGGAGGAGGCCCTCCTACTACGTGGAGGAGCTGAGGGGGGCTAGGGGGGTTGCCAAAACCGCCATTGGGCCAGGCAGGCCGGGCGTCGTCTACGCCAAGGGCGAGGAGTGGACCGCCGTGTCAGACGAGGAGGTGCCGCCGGGGGCAGAGGTGGTGATAGTGGACGTGGAGGGGCTCACGGTAAAAGTTAAAAAGGCCGGCTAA
- a CDS encoding DsrE family protein has translation MGERVGIVLASDDPERLYVAATYVATELAMGKEVVIFAAGRSVLALAGRGGAGGPYYEKMRELKVDWHSLLKASKPLGLKIVACETALRIYEVSPDELDKELVDAVSSMYTFLEEVGNGRVVAF, from the coding sequence ATGGGCGAGAGAGTTGGCATAGTGCTCGCCTCAGACGACCCAGAGAGGCTCTACGTCGCGGCGACCTACGTGGCCACGGAGCTTGCCATGGGCAAAGAGGTGGTGATATTCGCCGCTGGGCGGTCTGTGCTGGCGCTGGCGGGCAGAGGCGGCGCCGGGGGGCCCTACTACGAGAAGATGAGGGAGCTGAAGGTGGACTGGCACAGTCTCTTAAAGGCGTCTAAGCCCCTGGGGCTGAAGATCGTGGCATGTGAAACTGCGCTGAGGATATACGAAGTGTCGCCAGACGAGCTGGACAAAGAGCTGGTGGACGCGGTGTCCTCCATGTACACCTTCCTAGAGGAGGTGGGCAACGGCAGAGTAGTGGCCTTCTAG
- a CDS encoding NAD(P)/FAD-dependent oxidoreductase, which produces MKRVVIVGGGIAGLAVAKTLIEGGLKAEITVVTQNPHYFAGPSRPLLLTNEQSLDRIVRGYEEVAQKVKVVVGTVYAVNPAERKVKYVGGYTSHGGIGELSYDYLVLAPGIVLDGSGITGYAENRGNVANVYDPGRVSVLKNRVWNAEKGTVVVYAPKAPYRCAPAPTETALLIDAVLRHRGVRDKFKIIHIDANDKTQPPVIADVVSQIYAKAGIEVVTNQEIVEIGKNYVVTKSGEKYQYDILALLEPNRAPKFVEEAGLGKTWIEVRSPQDLRHPKFDDVLAAGDAAGLPFPKNQEIAFESALFAANKILEMEGLTYRASVQYAFLGWAYVGNLEGRLETYSLMFGLDFTTQPPKPQKDPQPKTDYTKAKDRWEQTYLRQLFGY; this is translated from the coding sequence ATGAAACGGGTGGTAATAGTGGGCGGCGGGATCGCGGGATTGGCGGTGGCAAAGACGTTGATCGAGGGCGGGCTCAAGGCGGAGATCACTGTGGTGACGCAGAACCCGCACTACTTCGCAGGGCCTTCGAGGCCGCTACTGTTGACCAACGAGCAGAGCTTGGACAGAATCGTGAGAGGCTACGAAGAGGTGGCCCAGAAGGTAAAGGTGGTCGTTGGCACAGTCTACGCGGTGAACCCCGCGGAGAGGAAGGTCAAGTACGTGGGCGGCTACACCTCGCACGGCGGCATAGGGGAGCTGAGCTACGACTACCTCGTGCTTGCCCCCGGCATAGTCCTCGACGGGAGCGGGATCACTGGCTACGCCGAGAACCGGGGCAACGTGGCCAACGTATACGACCCAGGGCGCGTCTCTGTGCTTAAGAACAGGGTGTGGAACGCCGAGAAGGGCACCGTCGTCGTCTACGCCCCCAAGGCCCCCTACCGCTGTGCTCCCGCGCCCACTGAGACCGCCCTGTTGATAGACGCAGTGCTGAGGCACAGGGGTGTGAGAGACAAGTTCAAAATAATTCACATAGACGCCAACGACAAGACCCAGCCCCCGGTCATCGCAGACGTGGTGTCGCAGATATACGCCAAGGCGGGGATAGAGGTGGTTACAAACCAGGAGATAGTCGAGATTGGGAAAAACTACGTGGTGACCAAGAGCGGCGAGAAGTATCAGTACGACATATTGGCCCTACTGGAGCCCAACAGGGCTCCCAAGTTCGTGGAAGAGGCAGGCCTCGGCAAGACCTGGATCGAGGTTAGGAGCCCACAAGACCTCCGACACCCCAAGTTCGACGACGTGCTGGCCGCAGGCGACGCCGCTGGCCTCCCATTCCCCAAGAACCAGGAAATAGCCTTTGAAAGCGCCCTCTTCGCCGCCAACAAGATACTGGAGATGGAGGGTCTCACCTACAGGGCCTCTGTCCAATACGCGTTCCTGGGCTGGGCATACGTGGGCAACCTAGAGGGCAGGCTGGAGACCTACTCCCTAATGTTCGGCTTAGACTTCACCACGCAGCCGCCCAAGCCACAGAAGGACCCACAGCCAAAGACAGACTACACCAAGGCAAAAGACCGCTGGGAGCAGACCTACCTACGGCAACTCTTCGGTTATTAA
- a CDS encoding PaREP1 family protein: MLPEFIVEAIRKKAPGVDPVEYIHGLVEREIDPGERVEFYLRSSDWFWEEGLRLVKSGELRQGGEKVWNFVVQLVKAVAERRGWRHDSHHLV; encoded by the coding sequence GTGTTGCCGGAGTTCATAGTGGAGGCGATTAGGAAAAAGGCGCCGGGCGTAGACCCTGTGGAGTACATCCACGGGCTTGTAGAGAGGGAAATTGATCCAGGGGAGAGGGTTGAGTTTTATCTAAGGTCTTCCGACTGGTTTTGGGAGGAGGGTCTGAGGCTTGTGAAGTCTGGGGAGCTGAGGCAGGGCGGGGAGAAGGTGTGGAACTTCGTGGTGCAGTTAGTGAAGGCTGTGGCAGAGAGGAGGGGCTGGCGCCACGACTCTCACCACTTGGTGTAG
- a CDS encoding XdhC family protein produces the protein MSICEIFNALSSAPGDVAVLVKARVGDKWVVDVVVDGRPVLGLVPRHVAEQLRLGQPGDRFDGVVDGVEVHAEVVLIRPTVVAVGRGEVARRVAEVAAAMGYAVVSIGHTARGALEATFEDLEKLVGEHAVVVVANEGGDPSDVDVAELAIRRRARYVAVMASQRRAALILRELERRGVPKEELERRLYTPAGLDIGAKTAGEIAVSILAEAVAALRGGTGRSLREVKNPRSVLKEVEGESLASYKCDWRPPRGL, from the coding sequence GTGTCCATCTGCGAAATTTTCAACGCGCTCTCCTCAGCGCCGGGAGACGTCGCCGTCTTAGTCAAGGCCAGGGTGGGAGACAAGTGGGTGGTGGACGTGGTGGTGGATGGGAGACCAGTCCTGGGGCTCGTGCCCCGCCACGTCGCCGAGCAGCTGAGGCTTGGGCAACCCGGCGATAGGTTCGACGGCGTTGTAGACGGCGTGGAGGTACACGCCGAGGTTGTGCTCATCCGCCCGACGGTGGTGGCCGTGGGGAGAGGCGAGGTGGCGAGGCGCGTGGCAGAGGTCGCCGCCGCCATGGGCTATGCCGTGGTTTCAATAGGCCACACTGCCCGCGGCGCGTTAGAGGCCACGTTTGAGGATCTGGAGAAGTTGGTGGGGGAGCACGCGGTGGTTGTGGTGGCCAACGAGGGGGGCGATCCCTCGGACGTGGACGTGGCGGAGCTTGCCATTAGGCGTAGGGCCAGATACGTAGCCGTGATGGCCAGCCAGAGGCGGGCTGCGCTGATATTGAGAGAGCTGGAGAGGCGCGGGGTGCCCAAGGAGGAGCTGGAGAGGCGGCTCTACACGCCCGCGGGCTTAGACATAGGGGCAAAGACCGCGGGAGAAATCGCGGTGAGCATATTGGCAGAGGCGGTGGCGGCCTTGAGGGGCGGCACGGGGAGGAGCCTAAGAGAGGTGAAAAACCCGCGTAGCGTTTTAAAAGAGGTGGAGGGGGAGTCCCTGGCCAGTTACAAATGCGACTGGAGGCCCCCTAGGGGCCTGTAA
- a CDS encoding beta-propeller domain-containing protein: MWKLAAAVLALALLLALAGGSPPQPTGAVEALQLPVVNLSELRMVTGWSAVPTALFYYAAADAAPAVAANVQVAGVDEEDYVKFDGERLYVAYRGYVYVVGPDLSVEKRLPCPSSLVCYVFAWGNSVLAYSPTEAGTVLYLYGPWGRAVYNYSGYPVSTRMRDGVVYIVAMGGVEAEINGAAVKEAPLLSLGDPPATLIVAAVDMRTGRFNAAAYVSSAVSHVYMRGNRLYIAAPLSPYDLAYEATKAVWERLPPEMRAVLDMENVYTFYKTVRGLLEWRGGEYLSYLNKANTTTATKIYVFETEGVEARLKAVFIVPGRVLDQFAVEELGDRLVVATTAAPVKFELLRPPPADPFPSVIKREGLPTQIPPPSPPPVLYAAEGEPTNAVYLYTPDGTLVVKAEGLASGERIYAARLVGSTLYLVTFRQADPLFAVDLSRGEPRVLGYLKTPGFSEYLHPVAPGKLLGVGVYGDGVKIALFDVSNPAAPREVSNITVPHSYTPIIFDHHAFAYSQGVAVVPIRLQWRQCAVLAVEVGDGLTARTLEGVCADRAFFKDGRIHLVGRGRVWLYDATFNKVGEVGLS; encoded by the coding sequence ATGTGGAAGCTGGCGGCGGCCGTGTTGGCCTTGGCGCTTCTCTTGGCCTTGGCCGGCGGCTCGCCGCCTCAGCCCACCGGCGCGGTAGAGGCGCTGCAGCTCCCAGTGGTTAACCTCTCGGAGCTACGCATGGTGACCGGCTGGTCCGCCGTCCCCACCGCCCTCTTCTACTACGCGGCCGCCGACGCCGCGCCCGCCGTTGCGGCAAACGTGCAAGTGGCCGGCGTGGACGAGGAGGACTACGTGAAATTCGACGGGGAGAGGCTCTACGTTGCGTATAGGGGCTACGTCTACGTGGTGGGGCCAGACTTGTCCGTGGAGAAGAGGTTGCCCTGCCCCTCCTCGCTGGTCTGCTACGTCTTTGCCTGGGGCAACTCGGTGCTGGCCTACTCGCCCACTGAGGCGGGCACAGTGCTCTACCTATACGGCCCGTGGGGGAGGGCTGTCTACAACTACTCCGGGTACCCCGTGTCCACGAGGATGCGGGACGGCGTGGTGTACATTGTCGCAATGGGGGGCGTGGAGGCGGAGATAAACGGCGCCGCGGTCAAGGAGGCCCCCCTCCTCTCCCTCGGCGATCCCCCCGCCACGCTCATAGTGGCGGCTGTGGACATGAGGACAGGCCGCTTCAACGCCGCGGCCTACGTCTCCTCCGCGGTCAGCCACGTCTACATGAGGGGAAACAGGCTGTACATAGCCGCGCCCCTGAGCCCCTACGACCTCGCCTACGAGGCGACCAAGGCCGTGTGGGAGAGACTGCCCCCGGAGATGAGGGCCGTGCTTGACATGGAAAACGTCTACACCTTCTACAAGACCGTCAGAGGGTTGCTGGAGTGGAGAGGCGGGGAGTACCTGTCCTACCTCAACAAGGCCAACACCACCACGGCCACCAAGATCTACGTCTTTGAGACAGAGGGCGTGGAGGCAAGGCTCAAGGCCGTCTTTATAGTCCCCGGCCGCGTCTTAGACCAATTCGCCGTGGAAGAGCTTGGGGACAGGCTGGTGGTGGCCACCACCGCCGCCCCCGTCAAATTCGAGCTCCTACGCCCACCCCCAGCCGACCCGTTCCCCTCGGTGATTAAGAGAGAGGGGTTGCCCACACAAATTCCGCCGCCCTCCCCACCGCCCGTGCTCTACGCCGCTGAGGGGGAGCCCACAAACGCCGTCTACCTCTACACGCCGGATGGGACATTGGTGGTCAAGGCGGAGGGGCTGGCCAGTGGCGAGAGGATATACGCCGCGCGCCTCGTGGGCTCCACTCTCTACCTAGTCACCTTTAGGCAGGCCGACCCGCTGTTTGCGGTGGACTTGTCCCGGGGAGAGCCACGGGTGCTTGGCTACCTCAAGACGCCGGGCTTCTCGGAGTACCTACACCCCGTGGCCCCCGGCAAGTTGTTGGGCGTCGGCGTCTACGGCGACGGCGTCAAGATCGCGCTGTTCGACGTCTCCAACCCCGCGGCGCCCCGCGAGGTCTCCAACATCACCGTGCCCCACTCCTATACACCCATCATATTCGACCACCACGCCTTCGCCTACAGCCAGGGAGTGGCCGTGGTGCCCATCCGCCTCCAGTGGCGGCAGTGCGCCGTTCTCGCCGTGGAAGTCGGCGACGGCCTAACGGCGAGGACCTTGGAGGGCGTGTGCGCAGACAGGGCCTTCTTCAAAGACGGGAGGATCCACCTCGTGGGCAGAGGCCGCGTGTGGCTATACGACGCCACCTTCAACAAGGTTGGAGAAGTGGGGCTAAGTTAA
- a CDS encoding AAA family ATPase, with amino-acid sequence MYFRPTPVERPEELFDREEEVKALREAVGRSPMVVVVGVRRVGKTSLVKAATFGMRRVYLDLRAFEWRRYITLDDVLGELGRAVSGLSKRLVELLSRVEGVSVAGVEVRFARGRGRPILHRVLEALNQWGESEGGDVVVVLDEAQELAKLRGASLLPVLAYSYDNLPRLKFVVTGSKEGMLYKFLRLSDAESPLYGRYAPRVEVKPLPRRLAVEYLRRGFEAAGVRVSAEVVERAVDELDGIIGWLAHFGLMAVEYAKAGKSVEEALEASAEAGAELAWSEFCNFVALRGSGRYVDIVRAAAEGATWSEIKR; translated from the coding sequence ATGTATTTTAGGCCTACGCCGGTGGAGAGGCCGGAAGAGCTGTTTGACAGAGAAGAGGAGGTTAAGGCCTTGAGAGAGGCCGTGGGGAGGTCGCCTATGGTCGTGGTGGTGGGCGTGAGGCGGGTGGGGAAGACGTCGCTGGTGAAGGCCGCCACTTTTGGCATGAGGAGGGTCTACCTCGATTTGCGGGCGTTTGAGTGGAGGAGGTACATAACTCTAGACGACGTCCTTGGGGAGCTCGGCCGGGCGGTGTCTGGCCTGTCTAAGAGGCTTGTGGAGCTTCTCTCCCGGGTGGAGGGGGTCTCGGTGGCTGGGGTTGAGGTGAGGTTTGCCAGGGGGCGGGGGAGGCCTATCTTGCACCGGGTATTGGAGGCCTTGAACCAGTGGGGGGAGTCCGAGGGCGGCGACGTGGTGGTGGTCTTAGACGAGGCGCAGGAGTTGGCCAAGCTCAGGGGGGCCAGCCTCCTCCCCGTCTTGGCCTACTCCTACGACAATCTCCCCAGGCTCAAGTTCGTTGTTACGGGGTCGAAGGAGGGCATGCTCTACAAATTTCTAAGGCTCAGCGACGCGGAGAGCCCCCTCTATGGCAGATACGCGCCGCGGGTGGAGGTCAAGCCTCTGCCTAGGCGTTTAGCCGTGGAGTACCTACGGCGAGGCTTCGAGGCGGCCGGGGTTAGGGTAAGCGCGGAGGTGGTAGAGAGAGCCGTGGACGAGCTCGACGGCATAATAGGCTGGCTGGCCCACTTCGGCCTAATGGCTGTGGAATATGCGAAGGCAGGGAAGAGCGTAGAAGAGGCGCTTGAGGCGTCGGCCGAGGCCGGCGCCGAGCTTGCGTGGAGTGAGTTCTGCAACTTCGTCGCCCTGCGGGGCAGCGGGCGGTATGTGGACATCGTGAGAGCAGCCGCCGAGGGGGCCACCTGGTCCGAAATCAAGAGGTAG
- a CDS encoding inosine/xanthosine triphosphatase: MKVAAATRNPNKLRAIREAYRTFGFPAEVVPVDKPPGAPPQPIGLDAVAKWALERARHALAAAPGADHGVGIEAGVVEVAGYHLDITIAAIVDREGYVTVGTSPAFQIPTALLHDVLQGRELGATAEAHYGRPAVGYREGIIGLLTRGVVKRIDLNYAAVLMALTPRLPHNAPHYRKA, from the coding sequence ATGAAGGTGGCGGCCGCCACTAGGAACCCAAACAAGCTCAGGGCCATAAGAGAGGCCTACCGGACCTTCGGCTTCCCCGCGGAGGTGGTGCCAGTGGACAAGCCCCCCGGCGCCCCGCCCCAGCCCATCGGCCTAGACGCAGTGGCCAAGTGGGCCCTCGAAAGGGCGAGACACGCCCTAGCCGCGGCCCCGGGGGCAGACCACGGCGTGGGAATAGAGGCGGGGGTCGTGGAAGTGGCGGGCTACCACCTCGACATAACCATAGCCGCCATCGTGGACAGAGAGGGCTACGTCACCGTGGGGACAAGCCCAGCCTTCCAAATACCCACCGCCCTCCTCCACGACGTGCTACAAGGCAGAGAGCTAGGCGCCACAGCCGAGGCCCACTACGGACGCCCGGCAGTGGGCTACAGAGAAGGCATAATTGGCCTACTCACGAGGGGAGTTGTGAAGCGGATAGACTTAAACTACGCCGCAGTCCTAATGGCCCTAACCCCCCGCCTACCACACAACGCCCCCCACTACAGAAAAGCTTAA
- the tenA gene encoding thiaminase II, with product MGVSEVLRDRAWGVWGRILEHPFVVELYEGRLPVDKFRYYLLQDYFYLVNFAKALSLAAARAPSVGLMKLALGLAYGTVTGEMANYEGLLREVGLSVEAAASTEPNEVNRAYMSFLLAACALEGFYECMAAVLPCFWTYLDIAERHRERLRGNKVDVYVRWASTYLSEEYRRLVESLKSALDKGGRGADELWPYFKAAVEYELAFWDAAYRGTS from the coding sequence ATGGGCGTTTCTGAGGTGCTTAGGGACAGGGCGTGGGGGGTCTGGGGGCGCATCTTGGAGCACCCCTTCGTGGTGGAGTTGTACGAGGGGAGGCTCCCCGTGGACAAGTTTAGGTACTACCTGCTCCAGGACTACTTCTACCTCGTGAACTTCGCTAAGGCCCTCTCCCTCGCGGCGGCTAGGGCCCCCTCTGTGGGGCTTATGAAGCTGGCGCTTGGCTTAGCCTACGGCACTGTGACTGGGGAAATGGCCAACTACGAGGGGCTGCTGAGGGAGGTGGGGCTCTCGGTGGAGGCGGCGGCCTCGACGGAGCCCAACGAGGTGAATAGGGCTTACATGAGCTTCCTCTTGGCCGCCTGCGCCTTGGAGGGGTTCTACGAGTGTATGGCGGCTGTCCTCCCCTGCTTCTGGACCTACTTAGACATCGCGGAACGGCACCGGGAGAGGCTTAGGGGGAACAAGGTGGACGTATACGTGAGGTGGGCCTCTACATACCTCTCCGAAGAGTACCGGCGCCTCGTGGAGAGCCTCAAGTCGGCCCTAGACAAGGGGGGCAGAGGCGCCGACGAGCTTTGGCCGTATTTCAAGGCGGCTGTGGAGTACGAGCTGGCGTTTTGGGACGCCGCGTACCGCGGGACTTCTTAA